The genomic region GCCTCCACCCACCACCCCCGGGTGGGCGGACCGTGATCCGGCCGATCAGCGTTCACCAACGCGAATTCGGCCCCGAGTACCCGAGGAGCGACGTGTCGGATACCACCGCGCACGAGGAGCCGGAGCTCATCCAGCTCCTGACACCAGAAGGGGAACTGACGGGCCACCCCGACTACCCCCTCGACATCAGCGCGGAGGAGATCCGCGCGCTGTACAGGGACCTGGTCCTGGTACGCAGGGTCGACAGCGAGGCCGTCTCCCTGCAGCGCCAGGGCGAACTGGGACTGTGGGCGTCCCTGCTCGGCCAGGAGGCCGCCCAGATCGGCTCCGGCCGCGCGCTCGGCGAGCGCGACATGGCCTTCCCGTCCTACCGCGAGCACGGCGTCGCCTGGTGCCGCGGCATCGCTCCCAAGGAACTGCTCGGCATGTTCCGCGGCGTCACCAACGGTGGTTGGGACCCGCACGAGCACGGATTCCACCTCTACACCATCGTCATCGGCAGCCAGGCGCTGCACGCCACCGGCTACGCCATGGGCGTCCAGCGCGACGGCGCCGTCGGTGAGGACGGCACCGCCGTCATCTCCTACTTCGGCGACGGGGCCACCAGCCAGGGCGACACCAACGAGGCGTTCAACTTCGCCTCGGTCAACAACGCCCCGGTGGTCTTCTTCTGCCAGAACAACCAGTGGGCCATCTCCGAGTCCACCGAGCGCCAGTCCCGCGTGCCCATCTACAAGCGCGCCGCCGGCTTCGGCTTCCCGGGCGTGCGCGTGGACGGCAACGACGTCCTGGCCTGCCTGGCCGTCACCCGCGCGGCGCTGGACAACGCCCGCGAGGGCAACGGGCCCACGCTCGTGGAGGCGTTCACCTACCGG from Nocardiopsis aegyptia harbors:
- the pdhA gene encoding pyruvate dehydrogenase (acetyl-transferring) E1 component subunit alpha; this encodes MSDTTAHEEPELIQLLTPEGELTGHPDYPLDISAEEIRALYRDLVLVRRVDSEAVSLQRQGELGLWASLLGQEAAQIGSGRALGERDMAFPSYREHGVAWCRGIAPKELLGMFRGVTNGGWDPHEHGFHLYTIVIGSQALHATGYAMGVQRDGAVGEDGTAVISYFGDGATSQGDTNEAFNFASVNNAPVVFFCQNNQWAISESTERQSRVPIYKRAAGFGFPGVRVDGNDVLACLAVTRAALDNAREGNGPTLVEAFTYRMGAHTTNDDPSRYRASAELDEWKAKDPILRVRRYLENNGLADDAFFASVETESEAIGEQVRSECRALPDPEPLDIFHEVYAEPNVQIDRQRSEFAEYLASFEGAGAEGGR